A single genomic interval of Lathyrus oleraceus cultivar Zhongwan6 chromosome 7, CAAS_Psat_ZW6_1.0, whole genome shotgun sequence harbors:
- the LOC127101431 gene encoding DNA repair protein XRCC2 homolog — protein MKKKEREEIESWIKGDETGAQMLKRVWRVRPFILPPPLHRVPLRVGNVLELVGPSPSAKTQILIQTAITCILPKHWNGIHYGGFDHLVLFIDLDSRFDINRFAQLLLHRIMEPYGEASGDYDKSLFDLCMTRFLYVRCSDSFQFLQTLKTLNWRLDKEKEVHGASVHLLMIDSIGAFHWMDRASMLLPLKENSRKKLFLQSVSEAVVQDIKKLLQVHPMLVIATKSVIFWNKQSTASVEVKGSFMKNNWEERSSRNVTRNSQHVEYREYMPSAWQSFVTHRILIRSSDDHSVTSNCQNSSFYLLEWLLPRLSISDKIVVKDTGVFVDS, from the exons atgaagaagaaagagaGAGAAGAAATCGAAAGCTGGATAAAGGGAGACGAAACTGGCGCTCAGATGCTGAAACGGGTATGGAGGGTCCGACCTTTCATTCTTCCTCCGCCGCTTCACAGAGTGCCTCTCCGCGTCGGTAACGTCCTCGAACTCGTCGGTCCCTCTCCTTCCGCCAAAACTCAAATTCTCATTCAAACTGCAATCACTTGCATTCTTCCAAAACACTGGAATGGGATACACTATGGTGGATTTGATCATTTGGTACTCTTTATTGACCTTGATTCTCGATTTGATATCAATCGTTTCGCTCAATTGCTTCTTCATCGCATTATGGAACCTTACG GGGAAGCTAGTGGAGATTATGATAAATCGTTATTTGATTTGTGCATGACTCGGTTTTTGTATGTTCGTTGTTCCGACAGTTTTCAATTTCTTCAGACTCTCAAG ACATTAAATTGGCGCTTGGATAAGGAGAAAGAAGTTCACGGGGCTAGTGTTCACTTGCTCATGATTGACAG CATCGGAGCTTTTCATTGGATGGATCGTGCATCTATGTTATTGCCTCTAAAAGAAAACAGCAG GAAAAAGCTTTTTCTTCAAAGTGTGTCAGAAGCTGTAGTTCAGGATATTAAAAAGCTTCTTCAGGTGCATCCAATGCTTGTTATAGCTACAAAGTCAGTGATTTTTTGGAATAAACAATCCACAGCTTCAGTTGAGGTAAAAGG GAGTTTCATGAAAAATAATTGGGAAGAGAGAAGTTCGAGAAATGTAACAAGAAACAGTCAACATGTTGAGTATCGTGAGTACATGCCTTCTGCCTGGCAG TCCTTTGTTACACACAGAATACTCATACGTTCTTCAG ACGATCATTCTGTTACAAGCAACTGTCAGAACTCCTCATTCTATTTGTTGGAATGGTTATTGCCAAGATTGAGTATTTCAGACAAGATTGTAGTGAAAGAT ACTGGAGTTTTTGTAGATTCATGA
- the LOC127101430 gene encoding BTB/POZ domain-containing protein At1g50280 has product MTKPCDLQIKVNGQQIFLLKEKIISKYCGKVKKILNHQKRRCHVKEMGIRISDFPGGSEGFELVSRFCYNNGKIPIDVANVSLLHCCAIYLGMTEEVFNNNLLQQTQTFLEGIHYWKWNDMVLSLMSCRMFYEYADCYGLLEKIISAVLTKIVQNSDANLNISFTSLSSSSPSSSSPPSSPESNYAKRFSSSTQTTSEKTSKAWWFEDLETLPPKIIEKLFQCIESYKDDNNSLIFTRFLLQYLKTATQTRNADYRSNSEYAALAETAAYGVIFVGKKNFSCRGLFWVLRIVSRFGLSKICRTELEKLIGGMLEQATLDDLLVSGQDMGIYYDVNLVIRLVKQFVDTNGYDGMSLQKMKRVGRLIDKYLREISPDQNLKISKFLGVAECLPDSARDCFDGIYRAIDIYLESHPNVPFEERSRLCKCLNYSKLSFGASKDLAKNPRIPPMVAMQALISQQTKIPTSNFVTESPRKSRSQIVLYNEGNIDSFSQEKKHMKVNLEILKCKAVEVEKLEEMNGQISNMFSRNVLLTPARARASPRYC; this is encoded by the exons ATGACAAAGCCTTGTGATTTGCAAATCAAAGTTAATGGCCAGCAGATATTTCTTTTGAAAGAG AAGATTATATCAAAATATTGTGGAAAGGTGAAGAAAATCTTGAATCATCAAAAGAGAAGATGTCATGTGAAGGAGATGGGAATTAGGATCAGTGACTTCCCTGGAGGCTCAGAAGGGTTTGAGCTAGTTTCAAGGTTTTGTTACAACAATGGAAAAATACCAATTGATGTAGCTAATGTGTCTCTTCTTCATTGTTGTGCTATTTATCTTGGAATGACTGAGGAAGTTTTCAACAACAATCTTTTGCAACAGACGCAAACTTTTCTTGAGGGAATTCATTACTGGAAATGGAATGACATGGTTTTAAGTCTAATGAGTTGCAGAATGTTTTATGAGTATGCAGATTGTTATGGTCTTTTGGAGAAGATCATTAGTGCAGTGTTAACAAAGATTGTCCAAAATTCAGATGCAAACCTCAATATTTCCTTCACCTCGTTATCGTCGTCGTCACCGTCGTCGTCGTCACCACCGTCTTCGCCGGAAAGCAATTACGCCAAGAGATTCTCTTCTTCAACACAAACTACATCAGAAAAAACCAGCAAAGCATGGTGGTTTGAAGATTTGGAAACATTACCACCAAAGATAATTGAGAAACTTTTTCAGTGCATCGAATCATATAAAGATGATAACAACAGTTTAATCTTTACAAGATTTCTGTTGCAATATCTGAAAACAGCTACTCAAACCAGAAACGCCGATTACAGAAGCAACAGCGAGTATGCTGCTCTTGCAGAAACAGCGGCTTATGGAGTCATATTTGTAGGTAAGAAAAACTTCTCTTGCAGAGGTCTTTTTTGGGTATTAAGGATTGTTTCAAGATTCGGGTTGAGCAAAATTTGCAGAACCGAGCTAGAGAAATTGATTGGTGGAATGCTCGAACAAGCAACGCTGGATGATCTTTTGGTCTCAGGGCAAGATATGGGGATCTATTATGATGTTAACTTGGTGATAAGATTGGTTAAACAATTTGTTGATACCAATGGCTATGATGGAATGTCTTTGCAGAAAATGAAAAGGGTTGGTAGATTAATCGACAAGTATCTGAGAGAGATATCACCTGATCAGAATCTCAAGATCTCGAAATTTCTTGGAGTTGCAGAATGTTTGCCTGACTCTGCAAGGGATTGCTTTGATGGGATCTACAGAGCCATTGATATCTATCTTGAG TCTCATCCAAATGTCCCATTTGAGGAAAGATCAAGATTGTGCAAATGTCTTAACTACAGTAAACTCAGCTTTGGAGCTAGTAAAGATCTTGCAAAGAACCCCAGAATACCTCCAATGGTTGCAATGCAGGCACTTATTTCTCAACAAACAAAAATTCCAACAAGCAACTTTGTAACTGAGAGTCCGAGAAAAAGCCGTTCGCAAATAGTTCTGTATAATGAAGGTAATATTGACAGCTTCTCTCAAGAGAAAAAACACATGAAAGTAAACCTGGAGATATTGAAATGTAAGGCAGTAGAAGTAGAGAAATTAGAAGAAATGAATGGTCAGATTTCAAATATGTTTAGCCGTAATGTCTTGCTCACTCCCGCTCGTGCTAGAGCCTCGCCGAGATATTGTTGA